The genomic interval ATTCTCGCAGCTCCTTTTTATGCTTAGCCATTGAGTCCTGAAGCTGTATGGCCTTGTCCAGAGAGTCGATTGGTTCTCCTTCGATCTGAATGTGGGTGACTGCCGTTAAGTCTCCACTGTGGACATCGCTTGACGCAACCTGCTTCTCCTCTAGTTCAGACTGAAGTTGTGCTCTCAAAGAAGCACAATTTGCACACGCAGACAGGTCTAACCGTTTCATCTCTGGGAAGATCTGTAGAACCACAAAGTACATGGATGTTACGTCCATTATGGCCTCACGAATGTACTCGGACCAGCATCTTTGAGTATCACAGCTCGAAAGAGCCAAAGCCAATGACTGTAGCTGCTCATTTGTTCGTTCCCTAAGAACCGAAGCGGTCTGATTCAATAACGCCACTTTCTTCTCAACGACTTCAGCGAGACTCTTCATAACGCAGGGATTGGTGGCATGATCAAACCAGCGATTCAAAATATTTGATTTCATTGTCTCTTCACTCCATTTTCCAGTGCTTTCATCCGTGCAAGTTGCAGGTGTTGCACGTTCTTGGAGGTTGGAGATATTATTCATAAGAAGCAGCATTTTATTATCCACTAGCATACGCTCAATGACGTTTCTTGCATCTTCAAGGGTTCGCTCTTTCTGACCGTCCTCTAAACCACCTAAAACTTCACGTAGAATCCTTCTCTCAAACATCAATCCTGTCTGATTCTCATCCAAAATGTTGGTGCTGGACAAATCCCATTCTGTAGTTGCCTTACTGCCAATTACCAACATGTCAAGTACATGATTAAGAGACTTCGACTTTCTCTTGAACTCTTCCACGACCTTCTCAATTACATCTTCATTTGTGACTGATTCTTCTCTCTGCATCAACTCTTGGCATCCACCACTTTCTGTTTCTGGTTCACTACCAAACGTTGCTTGAGTTCCTGCCTTCGGTTTCAACGTTCGCGAATCTACAAGCATCTGACTAAACATCCTTGCGGTCTCTTCGTGTTTCGTAAGGAGCTCTGTATTCTGGTGCTGAAGTTCTCGACAGACCTGCTCAGCATTTTGAAGCTTCTTCTCCTTCTCTGAAAGCTCGGACTGAAGGACCTCCAATTGGCGCTTGAGTTCGTCTTTCTCCAAATCGAACTCTTTATCGCCTTCGCTTTCTGCCACCTGAAATCCCAGACCCCTAAGAGTGGCTTCTTTTAATTGCAATCTTTTCTCTGTATCTTTCAAATTATTACCAAGCGTCTCCAATTTAACAAGAGCCTCTTGCAGCTTCTGCGATTTTTCACTGAGTTCTCGCTCGTACACATTTTTATAAGCGGTCCCGTTGTCTTCCTGCTCCCGGTTCACGTTGGCTTGCGTATATTTCTGACTGCTATGCAGTCTACAAAGCTCTGCTTTCAGCCTGTCTATTTCTCGATCCGCTTCTCTCAACTGGTTAACAATTTCCTGATAGCGCTGGTTCAAAGCTACGTTTTCGTTCGCAAGCAACTCCACCTGCTGCGACAGATCTCTGCTGGTCATTTCAGGATGGTCTTCTCTATAGCAACCTGATGCATACGGATTCTCCATTTTCTGCATCTGGACTCTTCCCAACATGTCCTCCATGTTGACCAAACGAGCTTCATAGTCTCGGATACAGTCTCCAGCCCTTTCCAAGCTTTTCCTCATTGTCTCATTCTCAATTTCCTGTTGGTTCTTGAGGCTTTCCAACAGTTTCTGGCATTGCATCATTTCGCCTACTGACCTACTGTACTCACTTCCTTCCTGTCCTTGAAGAGATTCTACCCAAATGTATTCGCTATGCGAGTGCATGAGCTTTATCAGCTCCCTCAACGTCAGAGGCTCACTTGCGTCTATCAAGCCCTCGAGCTCTctaatctttccctcactatCCTGAAGTGTGAAACTgactgttttttgaatggagtTTGAGGGACAGACCTCTGAGGTGGCAGTTTTTTTGGTGTCAGAAAGGCAAGGTTCCTTTGTGGGccagtgtgagagagaaaggcCAAGCTGTGCCTGCATGTTGCGCTTTTTCAGTTCTTGCAGCTGCAGGAGCTCTTTGGTTTCCTGGTACTTCTTTGTTAAGCTCTGAGCTTGAGAACTAACCAGTTCAGTCCTCTTCATCTGTGGCTCTGTCTCAAGACTCAAAGGGGACTCCAGCTTGGAAAAGGGGACCAGACAGTTGGTTAACAGTCAGCATTGGTGAATTTCTAGAATATTAATCAACAATTATCCATAATTTTTGAGGCAAATGTACTATACATTACAACATCTCTATTAAGGTTAAAATCATTCAGCTTCTTTCATGGAATGATGTACATTAGAACgctagaaaaaaaattaatggcaaaaggttAGTAAATCGAAACAATGCATGCATATTAAGAGGTTAAAGAGTTGTTTCATGGGGTAAGTGACGCAAAATTAGTGCTAGGTAAGAATGCCAGAACAGTTACATGCCATCCAGTTAAAAGCCTGCAGTCCTTTTGAGGAACAATTTAACCTCACTATTGAGCAACCACTACTGTCAAATTATAGCAAACCTTTTTGATTCAAAGGTGAATAAATGAATCCATTAAAGACAACCTAGCTGGTGGAGATGAAAATGTGTCCTGGACAGACACTGAACATAGAGCATCACCTTTTATGTGTGAAACGATGCCATGCTTAAGATAAAATCACCCCAATATTTGCTTTTAATACATAAAAGCTTTAACTTTGCTATACTGAAAAGGTACATTTCTTACTCTAAGCTATTTAATCCCAAACAAGTCAATAAAAGCAATTTTGAGTCTCAGAAAACAATGCAACAATATTTTGAACAAAGCTAAagacatacatacacacacacacacacatataacacacacacaaacgcacacacatactctACAGCATATACTGAAAAAGTCAAGAATAGGGTTAAAAATGAGATGAACGAAtggttaaatatgaatataacataTCATGCACATTTGCCCTTAATAGGCATCTTTTCATATGCCAATGTTTATGTAGCAcctgtctgcatttttaaatcattttcaaCACCCTTAAGATACATTGATACTCAATGCTTTTGAGAAAATACAAATAGAGGACGAAACAGATCTGGCACTGAAAACTCTTAAACTACTGCATAAATaccagtgctgtcaaaattagcgcatttgattcattttttcagtttaatcgCATTAGAAATATTGAACGCAATTAACGCAGAATCCgtcataatttggctagcgttacattatatgatcacgctcttattcacgcaaatgcttttaaaccattcaagcgccacaagacaaacgagaacacgctgtctgtgaatatcatgtcatgtgactcgtgtgcacagaaagacgcgcgccagtatcgagttctctttcacgtttgaacaaacaataacacacacaattatgacaaaatacCCGTTTTGtggagtatcctcataagagcagtcttaaatgaggtAGATAACgacttaaatgaacttaaagagttgtgaggAAATGAGATGCGCGTCATGTtcggcagcggcagctcttaaagtgacagcagcctaataaaccagttgctgtgatgatttcattaatgttcatcaaagaacaaagataacagaaaactgtagctttaataaggattaatctatatttcatttataatttatgcagtgaaggctataaagtgtttgatatcttttaaaaacaaatatttaaaatacactgtctctacattaatttggagagtaaatgtgacattattatattaatactgtaaattattacaacaaaattattaaaaactcCAACTCCAATCGCGATTATTTACAGAAAATATGTGAgataaattagttaatttttttttttaatcgattgacagcactaatacatACTGATAAAACATTTCCGAtggttaaaaaaacaatttcaaatGTGCTTCATTGAGTATGAATGTATCTGGAGGGCACAGTAAGTTCTGAGTATGTTTTCATGCCATCATTGCATAATGATTAATTCATGTTCAATTAATGTTAATAACTGCTATGTTGGAACATGCAATAGAGCTTGCATGAAATCGACATTTTTAATGCTAAAACATGGCAAGAGGAATCTTAAGTAGAGGCAAAAAGAGGATAAGAAACAAATTGTTCGTTTACATGCAATGGTCTCTAGACATGCAAAGCACGCGTTTGCAGCTTCGATGATAAAGATGGAAGCCATGTGTTTGATTTTGCCCTAATAATGATACACAATGGAAAAAAGTCAGTCAATGCCTGAATGCATTATGAAAAGCATGTGACATACCGGTGAAATGTAACCAGCGCGGATCTGCTGTTCCCGCTCGAGAGCGTTTTTGAGCTGACCCTCCAGCTCCAGCTTGTGCCGATTGGAGTCCATTAACTGCTGGTGGCAGCTCTCCAACTGAGCCTTCAGCTCTTCAACCTAACAACATCCACAGCACAAAGAGAAGTTATGACTTGAAACTACACATTTTTCAACTTTGCATGTTGGTGCATTTGATTTTGCATGCCCGTACCCCTTTTTTGTAGCTCTCAACGAGTTTCTCCAGCTCGGATGTGTCTCTGCTCTGATGGGTTGAGGGCAAAGGCACCCTCCTCTCCTCCCTGATGGGCGTCTTCTCCACCTGCTGCCAGCGCTGCTCTATCTCGTCCTCCACTCTCTGCTGCCGCTCCACCGATGGGGGCGGAGCATCTACCTGGACCACGCCCCCACTTTCAAAGTCCATCTTCGCAGTGTCAGCAGCAGGAGGATCGAAGGACGAGCCGGTGACACTCTCGTACCTCCTCCGGCGCTCCTCCCTCCTCTTGTTGCGCTCCGTCAGCTCAGCCTGGAAGGTGTCGGCCTCGTGCGCTCTCTGCTGGGCCAGAGCCTGGGCGATGGGACGAAACTCGGCCCAGTCAAAGGTTTTGGACCTTCCTTCTCGCCTCCGTTCTCTCGCCCGGCTCTTCTTTATTCCACCTTCCCGCTCTACTGACGCTTCAGAGGACGGGGAGTCCTGAGTGATGTCAGGCCGGGCTAGACTCTCAAACGGTCCACAGGAGCCGTGCTCGTCCGTCAGGCTGGAAATAGTTTATgagcaaaatataaatatttttaagacaAAAACCATTTCTGTTTTAATGCATCATGCGTAGTAACACACCTCGCAACATCTGGGGCGGTGGACGGCCGGACGTTTTTCATGACTGCTTGGATCCAGTTGCGTCGTATTCCTGCGGTCATAGCGGAGAGCGTGTGCACCGCCTCTTGAGTCTGGTGTGAACAAAAATTGAGCACATAAAGATCAGAAGATCATTCTGcttcataaatatttcaaaatcttttaaaataatgaaaagagTGTTTTCGTTTGAGCGCTAAAGAACCAAACATGCTCAAAGAACTGGACTATCTGTTCCTGCAGTGCTTGGATGCCAAAAAGAAGTTTTCAATTACAATTAGAGAAACAAGTACAACAATTAAAAACGTCTTTATAACATGACatgctaaatataaataaaattaaaattaaataaaaaaagtcaacaaATAAAAGGccataaaatgaaataaaaagtccaATAGAAAACCCATAAAACAAAGGTAATACAATAAAAagttcacaaaataaaatacaaagtccttaaaaaagttaataaaataaagtccgTAAAATAAAAagaccacaaaataaaaataaaatagaaagtccataaaacaaagttaataaagttcataaaataaaatagaaagctCATAAAACAAAaggttaataaataaaaagtaaatttttaaaataataataataataataataataataataataaaataaaatgtccttgaaataaaaaattaaatagaaagcccataaaacaaaaaggtaataaaataaaagtctgaaaaaaaataaataaaaagtccaaaaaataaaatgtattttattttgaggactttttatttaaaagtcctaaaaaaagttaataaaataaagtccaTAAAATAAAGtccacaaaatataaatttaaaatagaaagtacataaaataataaaggtccataaaacaaagttaataaaataaagtccacaaaataaaataaaacagaaagctCATAAAACAAAAGGataagaagtaaaaaaaaaaataataataaaaaaaataaaaagtccttgaaataaaaataaaatagaaagcccaaaaaacaaaaggataagtaaaaagtaaaaaataaaaaaaataataataaaataaaaagtccttgaaataaaaataaaatagaaagcccaaaaaacaaaaggtaataaaataaaagtctaaaaaaataaaaagtccaaaaaataaaatgaattttattttgaggactttttatttaaaagtcctaaaaaaagttaataaaataaagtccataaaataaaaaagtccataaaacaaagttaataaaataaaaagtccacaaaataaaatagaatagaaagtccataaaacaagttaataaaataaaaagtacaaaaataaaataaaaagaaagaaagaaaagaaaagaagaaaaaaaaaagctttagaCAGACTTACATGAATCTGGAAGCCATAGTTCCGTTGAGCCTGATACTCTGTGACATTATAGCATGTACTGAGGTCAATCTCTCCATCAAGATCAGACGCCTGTTGacgttaaaaataaaaaacactgattcagtgAGAGAAATGTTCTCAATTACAGCACTCAGGCTGATtgacaaaataataaaagaatctGAGGAGAATGAAAAGATAAATGAACCAGCACTGTGTGCACACCGAACTGCTTCAAAcacataatattgtgaattacCTCTTCAGCAATAGAATCCTTGTAGTATCGAAGACTGTGATCTGTCAGCACAAACCAATACTTCTTCcactaaaacagaaaagcatAAGAAAAAGACAGACAAGATTTAAGATACtagaagagataacacatagaAATGAAATCTATCAGATCATTACACAAAGCCCTGCATCAGTCTGATGTACAGGCAGGTTTAAGACATTTACCCTTCTTTAAAGACCATGTGAAAAAAGTCGAGAGGCTCTATCCTTTCAACTTCGACCTATTGAAGCAGTTCAATCAAAGTGTGTGATGGCCTTTAAACAGCATCAGTGCACGCTTTGAGTCGGACATTTGAGCTGAATAACTTTGATCAACGTCAAGTCAGAAAACAGCTTCCCATCTTCAGTACATAAagatgatgcatttaaaaactAAGAACTTGCTCTGTAAACTTCAAATACAGAAGCCaatgcacatttttactgttttttgcaCATATTTAACCACATTAAGCAAAGAcgtaataatatataatactgtaggtataatatacaatatgctaCACAATCTTAGTGATGCACCGACATCGATGCAAAATCAATGACCAAACCTTTGACCTCAAAAGCTCTTCAATGCTCATAGCAGAAATAATAACTctagaggagcattttgctgaatatatacactatattacatattcattatatttacttaacctgttagagatatcttcattatttaatcaatgtatgtttgaataaatgtcatgaaaaaagttattttctccttttatttttgcttttttacagtttaattgtttatattactatggaagcttgtttccgccactgaataaaaaataaaggtaattgggactttttatctcgcaattctgaagtcagaattgcgagatataaagtcagaatcgcgagttataaagtcagaatcgcaagttataaagtcagaattgcgagatataaagtcagaatcgcgggatataaagtctgaattggtagaaataaagtcagaatcgcgggatataaagtcagaatcgcgtgatataaagtctgaatcaCGAGATTTAAAGTCTGAatcgcgagttataaagtcagaattgcacgatataaagtcagaattgcgagatataaagtcggaattgcgagatataaagtcggaattgcgagatataaagtcagaattgcgagatataaagtcagaagtttatatcacaattttgagtttataactcacaattctgactttatttctcgcaattgtgtctttaaatctcacaattcagagaaaagtcagaattgtgagataaagtcaaattacctttttttatttagtggcgacaacaaatttgacaaattggagtagaaacaatttaaaagaacaaaaaaaaaaaacaagttaaaacTCCCTTGTGTGCAACTTAAATgtgttttggtaaaaaaaaaaattatttcagtgcatcactatacaatataatatacaggACTTAAAATTAATTATCATCAAACATCAAAAGGTAATAAACAGCAATAACAcataatactaaaaatattaatattacaacatcatattgaaaaaaaaaaagactggcTCTTTAGTCGAAAGACATTTTTAGGAAATGTTAtcaaataaaaagcaataaaatcagtaatatttgCAATGTTGCTTTATACAATTcagaatattttatatatatatatatatatatatatatatatatatatatatgtggtgtgtgtatatatatatatatatatatatatatatatatatatatatatatatatatatatatatatatatatatatacatatatatatatatatatatacacacacacacacacacaacaggtAAAATCATTGTGAAAACATTGAGAATATTCAATTCATCGGCCAGCAGTTTCCGTATTTCATTTCTCAACACTACACATCTATGAGATATAATCGGTTTATTGTTGACAAAGAAACACAAGCTTACCTGGCCTTGTTCATCAAGTTTCACCATCCAACCTTTCTTGAAGTTCAGCAGGTCTGGCTGTAATCCAAAAGGGAAGCGGTCATGAATATAAACAGAGGAACAGCTGAGATATTCGTGTCATATGAAGTGAGATCACACAGGTCTCCATGCATGAGGAGCAGAGCAAATATCAGGTGTGAGGCGTGAAGTACTGAAACTACGACGAGCTTTCACTCGCCATCCAAAACCTACCGACAGGAGTCCAAGAGCTCGCCTCGCTTTCAGACATTTCAACAAGCACAACACAAAGCGTTTTCTGCATTTGGTTCTTTTACACTCTTGGGTGAGAGAAAAAGATGACGGTAAGGGGAAAACACACTCCGCATGCCAGGTCTGATTCTCTTGAACTCAAGTGCTCCACACAAAAGGAACAACAAAACAGGCGTTTGTGTATTGCGTCCAGGGAAAACAGGGTGTTAAGAGTGCTGGACAGagcaacaacacacacacacacactcaaacacgcacCATACACACACTGAAAAGAGCAGGAGTGTAAAATACTTGAATTATTTTACTTGATTACtatatttaagtattatttGGGGGAATTTGCACTTTTCTCGAGTGcaatttaaacagaaaacatGTACTTGTCCATAATTACAGTAGGTTTTTTGGGTTATTTAGCCTAACCGAACAATAGAGTGTAACAAATGTTCTGGAAGcgaaaatataattcaaaaattcaataatataaatataaataagacAGAACTCTTACTTAcaaagtgtttttgtgttacaATGTGCTTTTTAATTGTTGTTCTACTGTTTATAAAAATGCACTAGATGGCTGTTTTTGACCTCTGCgtcattgtgttttgtttttccccccTCAACAAAAACTTTCTTTGTCTGCctgacaaaacatttaatacaattaatttactTTGCATATAGAAAATGATTCAAAATGATTAAACAAGAAACCCCTCTCTCATTTTTTCTAGTTTTTTTAGTacttgagtaaaattaaaagcaaaaaaaagttttactttcACTCCAGTATATTGAGTAAATGTTTATTCATATCCATACTTTCACTTAAAGGCGcaatatgtagtttttcgcTGTTAGAGGTCgcatattcaaaacaaagacgtAGCTGATGACGCTGAGATTGAGcacggaatcatgggagatgtcgtcttcacctcacagccggtggaaatgAATTGGGACgggaaatcatgttcatggatggcagaaatcatgttcatggatgagattattaacgttactgcaGTTACTGCAGCGGAGcaggagcgattgctaatgagagacaagcgcGACACGCCttgagagcagcggaactttgcTCTCgccagtcgccggcgctgcttccgcttttccagtcatgagtatgaggtaacacagctctgtttatcatattagattcatttgagtgtgttgaaaatgatgttataacgttactctgtgcgttcgctcggcggctgctgtgagacacttgttgcacactgcagtaagacagatcgatattagaatatctttaatataatcaagaaaacgagattcaaacaataagactaaacatgttgagctatataacaatgataaGTTTTctgtttacaaaataaatacggaaatcaagggtaacgcgggtatgagaTCATTGATACAGGACACTTGGACACGCTCCATGTGCTGGTTAAAATTGCTCAtctctctggatttaaacattcttggaaacatctgagataatgtaagtacacaagtcaacaaaatatataacactgttctagtggtttttggatattttaatccaaaaatcttacatattgtgcctttaaaggtgcaatatgtaagaattttgcagtacttacaatatcccaaatatttgcaactatttgtaaatcgtgagaaaattgcaattttaaccaaggctccgggatgtGTGAGGAGTCGACTGTCGATTgcgtcatacctgcgttaccctcggtttccggttttattttgtagaaaccatggaaacaccaaagacgctttaatatattacacgttttaatagacaagggaacaactgttttgatatatttatagacagaaaactaattattgttatatagctcaacacgtttagtcttattgtttaaatctaattttcttgatttttttgcgagtaccatgctttaccatgcctcagagaaaaacactattttgtgaagtagctaacatagcataatcagatgcagctttatttttagtaacagtaatacagcattttctccatcatacaatacgctttaaaattaattacatgccatttatcaacacaagccatccagcatttaatatgatattgtaaaatcgatctatcttactgcagtgtgtaacagtgtctcacagcagccgccgagcgaacgcacagagtaacgttataacaattttcaacactctcagatgtatctaatatgataaacagagctgtgttacctcatactcatgaccggaaaagcggaagcagcgccggcgactgtggcataataaaagttccgctgctcacggcgtgtgttgcgcaatcgctccagcggcctcgttcagctcccacaacactcgctcctgctctgcttcatgctacagtaacgttaataatcgcatccatgaacatgatttattcccgagtcctatcctgattatttccaccggctgtgaggtgaacaccacatgtcccaagattccgtgctcaaacttggcgtcatcaagctacacctttgttttgaataggcctctagcaatctctagcggacagaaaatcttacatattgcacctttaagtattATTCTCAAGTACTTTTTACACCCCTGGATAAAGGCCCTGACATACGAAATCGAAGAtcatcattttgaacaaaattagCCCAAAACAAAGTTCGATTTGTGTTCGTTACTAGAGGAGTTCGAAACAGCTTTCCAGAAAAGTTCCTtctggctggtaaacacctcAGAACTACCATTGTTCTGTGGCGATGATGTAataggtgggtgtggctctgaggctccgccttctttgaggttcatttcttctgttcagatGCAAGTAAAAACATGCACACTGGAGAGCCGCTTTATAGTATCTGAAGctgtaattctaattgaaagatACTCTGACATTGATTTTCATGTTTAACACTGTAAgaaagcaatctattgtataaagtgatGTATTAATAAACGTCTGAATTGCAGAGCTGCTGCAAACTTCCACATCACTATAATCAGATGGTTTCTGAACtgctcatttttgttgtgtgtttattttgttattgagaggcaAGCTGCAGCATATATTTAAG from Ctenopharyngodon idella isolate HZGC_01 chromosome 12, HZGC01, whole genome shotgun sequence carries:
- the mprip gene encoding myosin phosphatase Rho-interacting protein isoform X2, coding for MSSAKENTCRKFQANIFNKSKCQNCFKPRELHLLTDQDLNQAKPIYGGWLCLAPEGTDFDNPMQRSRKWQRRFFVLYEHGCLRFALDESPSTLPQGTVNMNLCTDVIDAEPRTGQKNALCIITPEQEYYIRGDNKEIINGWTEQLVVYPRTNKQNQKKKRKVEPATSQEPGPAKVAVTGSGIPEAEKTPDSSSIIWQEELQSREADVSQTWTASDMPPLGSPLPSAGEGSMASRCSDQSSVNGDEVERSGLSFHSAVSQPSHDPLSPTGSSSSRHSAEMGGVPRCLSPAPSDPFPSGSSLLSNGSHISGSMSSLDSDASGSTVTSTDSHPAEPMGRPHRALPRRSDAADPRKPEKRSRLRSPERQDKESVFSPERSGRSNVIEKLEALELEHAEQMEVEETSRGGVRQGRSEMRRFQREEQKMDPAQGLDFHHSTLPPLRRAKSLDRRTTESVMTPDLLNFKKGWMVKLDEQGQWKKYWFVLTDHSLRYYKDSIAEEASDLDGEIDLSTCYNVTEYQAQRNYGFQIHTQEAVHTLSAMTAGIRRNWIQAVMKNVRPSTAPDVASLTDEHGSCGPFESLARPDITQDSPSSEASVEREGGIKKSRARERRREGRSKTFDWAEFRPIAQALAQQRAHEADTFQAELTERNKRREERRRRYESVTGSSFDPPAADTAKMDFESGGVVQVDAPPPSVERQQRVEDEIEQRWQQVEKTPIREERRVPLPSTHQSRDTSELEKLVESYKKGVEELKAQLESCHQQLMDSNRHKLELEGQLKNALEREQQIRAGYISPLESPLSLETEPQMKRTELVSSQAQSLTKKYQETKELLQLQELKKRNMQAQLGLSLSHWPTKEPCLSDTKKTATSEVCPSNSIQKTVSFTLQDSEGKIRELEGLIDASEPLTLRELIKLMHSHSEYIWVESLQGQEGSEYSRSVGEMMQCQKLLESLKNQQEIENETMRKSLERAGDCIRDYEARLVNMEDMLGRVQMQKMENPYASGCYREDHPEMTSRDLSQQVELLANENVALNQRYQEIVNQLREADREIDRLKAELCRLHSSQKYTQANVNREQEDNGTAYKNVYERELSEKSQKLQEALVKLETLGNNLKDTEKRLQLKEATLRGLGFQVAESEGDKEFDLEKDELKRQLEVLQSELSEKEKKLQNAEQVCRELQHQNTELLTKHEETARMFSQMLVDSRTLKPKAGTQATFGSEPETESGGCQELMQREESVTNEDVIEKVVEEFKRKSKSLNHVLDMLVIGSKATTEWDLSSTNILDENQTGLMFERRILREVLGGLEDGQKERTLEDARNVIERMLVDNKMLLLMNNISNLQERATPATCTDESTGKWSEETMKSNILNRWFDHATNPCVMKSLAEVVEKKVALLNQTASVLRERTNEQLQSLALALSSCDTQRCWSEYIREAIMDVTSMYFVVLQIFPEMKRLDLSACANCASLRAQLQSELEEKQVASSDVHSGDLTAVTHIQIEGEPIDSLDKAIQLQDSMAKHKKELRELKEVYEQEAEKLRQEVAKAAENLKLRSEENVKEIDSLTVCMENLKKKHEMECNNLQARFNREMEELTDVVGPVEEEPGGDGEPNSTSLKVRIQKLVSRVSELTEEMNRQERDGDATLLRLKYEKDLENLKATCERGFAAMEESHQKVIDELQKKHQRELEKLQEEKERLLAEETAATISAIEAMKNAHRTELEKELEKARKANNNTENADIEEIRKQHEEELMSYQREIEVLSEQYSQKCLENAHLAQALEAERQALRQCQRENQELNAHNQELNNRLAAEITKMRSMASEDGGDAGGVMQGKELYELEVMLRVKESEVQYLKQEINSLKDELQTAQRDKKYATDKYKDIYTELSIVRAKAERDLGRLREQLQQAHDALGDPTLEDVERGGYDIMKSKSNPDILKIAAAAAKRSERTMRSKSVSRDMSWDS